In a genomic window of Methylovirgula sp. 4M-Z18:
- a CDS encoding DeoR/GlpR family DNA-binding transcription regulator — protein MIMHDSIVASLLPEQRHRLIQERLAAQGRVLAGDLARELGTSEDTIRRDLRELADQGICRRVYGGALPVAAADKPVAIRNAENLDSKTRLAQVAVTFVAQGQLLFLDAGSTNLAIARALPDDMPLIAATNAPAIALALAEKGNIETILIGGRLDSHTGAALGAEAMQAIATLSPDICFLGACAVAPDGGVSVFHFEDAAFKRALAVRSRQIIVAATSDKLGTSAPFHVLNATQLTHLCVEADAPEEFVGALKRGGMSIRSAQP, from the coding sequence ATGATCATGCACGATTCGATTGTCGCCTCTCTTCTCCCCGAACAACGTCACCGCCTCATCCAAGAGCGCCTCGCCGCTCAGGGGCGCGTGCTCGCGGGCGATTTGGCGCGGGAACTCGGCACGTCCGAGGATACGATCCGGCGGGACTTGCGCGAGCTTGCCGACCAGGGGATCTGCCGACGAGTCTATGGCGGCGCGCTGCCAGTTGCTGCGGCCGACAAGCCCGTCGCTATCCGCAACGCGGAAAATCTCGACAGCAAGACGCGCTTGGCGCAGGTCGCCGTCACATTCGTTGCGCAGGGTCAACTACTCTTTCTCGACGCGGGATCGACCAATCTCGCCATTGCCCGCGCCCTGCCCGACGATATGCCGCTCATTGCCGCAACCAACGCGCCAGCCATCGCCCTGGCCTTGGCGGAAAAGGGCAACATCGAGACGATCCTGATCGGGGGGCGCTTGGACAGCCACACCGGCGCGGCGCTGGGGGCCGAAGCGATGCAGGCAATCGCCACTTTGTCCCCGGATATCTGCTTTCTTGGTGCCTGCGCGGTCGCACCGGATGGCGGCGTCTCGGTCTTCCATTTCGAGGACGCCGCCTTCAAGCGCGCACTTGCCGTACGAAGCCGCCAGATCATCGTCGCGGCGACCAGCGATAAGCTCGGCACCAGCGCCCCTTTTCATGTGCTGAACGCGACGCAGCTCACCCATCTCTGCGTCGAGGCCGATGCGCCAGAGGAATTTGTCGGCGCGCTGAAACGAGGGGGCATGTCCATCCGCTCCGCCCAGCCCTGA
- a CDS encoding amino acid ABC transporter substrate-binding protein has translation MLRSFTRPLALAALVFGLALQSPVQAGPTLDKIKERGVIRVGVGSQPGFFSPDANGKWQGFFVDFGRALAITVFNDPDKVEFTNSSPQQRLPALQAGQFDVLLSAVTVTVSRAFKLNFHFGPVVFYDGQGILVKKSLGVEKAADLDGATIGVQSGTTGEQNIADFFKKTGKTYKSVVIEDTDTFTQALISGRVDALTQDGSDLGLRRAALPHPDDYVLLPERLSKEPLAPAVLGGDDRWLELVNWTVYATIQAEEWGITSQNVDDFLKSDDPAIKRFLGVDPSLGEAIGLDPKFAYNIIKKVGNYGEIFERNLGKNTKIGFDRGLNNLWTKGGLIYSPPFR, from the coding sequence ATGCTGAGGTCTTTTACACGCCCGCTGGCGCTCGCGGCGCTGGTTTTCGGGCTGGCGCTGCAGTCGCCTGTTCAGGCGGGTCCGACACTGGACAAGATCAAGGAGCGCGGGGTCATTCGGGTCGGCGTCGGCAGCCAGCCCGGCTTCTTCTCGCCAGATGCCAACGGCAAATGGCAGGGATTCTTCGTCGATTTTGGTCGCGCGCTGGCCATTACCGTGTTCAACGATCCCGACAAGGTCGAGTTCACCAATTCCTCGCCGCAGCAGCGGCTTCCCGCGTTGCAAGCCGGCCAGTTCGACGTTCTCTTGTCCGCCGTCACGGTCACGGTCTCGCGCGCCTTCAAGCTGAATTTCCATTTCGGCCCGGTGGTCTTCTATGACGGGCAGGGCATTCTGGTGAAGAAGTCGCTTGGCGTGGAGAAGGCGGCCGATCTCGACGGCGCCACCATCGGCGTGCAGAGCGGCACGACCGGCGAACAGAATATCGCCGATTTCTTCAAGAAGACCGGCAAGACCTACAAGTCCGTCGTGATCGAGGATACGGACACGTTCACCCAGGCGCTCATCTCCGGCCGCGTCGATGCGCTCACCCAGGACGGCTCCGATCTCGGCTTGCGCCGCGCCGCGCTGCCGCATCCAGATGACTATGTGCTGCTGCCCGAGCGGTTGTCGAAAGAACCACTTGCGCCGGCGGTCCTGGGCGGCGACGACCGTTGGCTCGAGCTCGTCAACTGGACGGTTTACGCCACCATCCAGGCCGAGGAATGGGGCATCACCAGCCAGAATGTCGACGATTTCCTGAAGAGCGACGACCCGGCGATCAAACGCTTCCTCGGCGTTGACCCTTCGCTCGGCGAAGCGATCGGCCTTGATCCGAAATTTGCCTACAACATCATCAAAAAGGTCGGCAATTACGGCGAGATTTTCGAACGCAACCTCGGCAAGAATACGAAAATCGGGTTCGACCGCGGTCTGAACAACCTTTGGACCAAGGGTGGGCTCATCTATTCGCCGCCGTTCCGGTAA